The Camelus ferus isolate YT-003-E chromosome 4, BCGSAC_Cfer_1.0, whole genome shotgun sequence genome has a segment encoding these proteins:
- the CCL19 gene encoding C-C motif chemokine 19, whose protein sequence is MASHAAALLVLSLLILWTSSALGGANDAEDCCLSVTQRPIPGNLVQGFRYLLLKDGCRVPAVVFTTLRGRQLCAPPNQPWVVRIIRRLQRNSAKAKGSSS, encoded by the exons ATGGCATCCCATGCAGCCGCACTGCTGGTCCTCAGCCTGCTGATCCTCTGGACGTCCTCTG ctctgggaGGTGCCAACGACGCTGAAGACTGCTGCCTGTCTGTGACCCAGCGCCCCATCCCCGGGAACCTGGTGCAAGGCTTTCGTTACCTGCTCCTCAAGGATGGCTGCCGGGTGCCTGCCGTTGT GTTCACCACGCTAAGAGGTCGCCAGCTCTGTGCACCCCCAAACCAGCCCTGGGTGGTCCGCATCATCCGGAGACTGCAGAGGAACTCTGCCAAG gccAAGGGCTCCAGCAGTTAG